One window of the Salvia splendens isolate huo1 chromosome 1, SspV2, whole genome shotgun sequence genome contains the following:
- the LOC121744428 gene encoding endochitinase EP3-like, with product MKHLIIIFALLAAANWASAQNCGCAANECCSQFGFCGTDTTYCGPGCQSGPCTTNGVKVEEVVTDAFFNGIANAAGAECPDRGFYTRAAFLDAVGSFRGFGTDGTADDSRREIAAFFAHVAHETGNLCFREEREKSDKYCDPGFPDWPCNPDKFYYGRGPLQLTWNYNYGAAGRAIGFDGLNNPEVVGTDVGISFKAALWYWMQNCHNAIVSGQGFGATIRAINGNLECDGKKPELVTSRVDLYTRYCGQLGVDPGTNLRC from the exons ATGAAGCATTTGATCATTATTTTCGCCCTCCTTGCCGCAGCAAACTGGGCTTCGGCCCAGAACTGCGGCTGTGCGGCCAACGAGTGCTGCAGCCAATTCGGCTTCTGCGGCACCGACACCACTTACTGCGGGCCAGGCTGTCAGTCCGGGCCATGCACCACCAACGGAGTCAAAGTTGAGGAGGTTGTTACAGATGCTTTCTTCAATGGGATAGCCAATGCAGCCGGGGCGGAATGCCCGGACCGTGGATTCTACACTCGCGCTGCCTTTCTCGATGCCGTCGGATCGTTCCGCGGGTTTGGAACCGACGGCACAGCTGATGACAGTCGCCGGGAAATCGCGGCCTTCTTCGCCCATGTTGCGCACGAAACAGGCA ACCTTTGCTttagagaggagagagagaaatcaGATAAGTATTGCGACCCGGGCTTTCCGGACTGGCCGTGCAACCCAGACAAGTTCTACTACGGCCGCGGCCCGTTGCAGCTGACGTGGAACTACAACTACGGGGCAGCGGGACGGGCCATTGGGTTTGACGGGCTGAACAATCCGGAGGTTGTGGGCACGGACGTGGGGATATCGTTCAAGGCGGCCTTGTGGTATTGGATGCAAAATTGTCACAACGCTATTGTTTCGGGGCAGGGGTTCGGGGCCACGATTCGGGCCATCAATGGCAACTTGGAATGCGACGGTAAGAAGCCCGAACTTGTGACCAGTAGGGTTGACTTGTACACACGTTACTGCGGCCAGCTCGGTGTGGACCCGGGGACTAATCTACGATGTTGA
- the LOC121797112 gene encoding chitinase 6-like encodes MKNLLTLFILLLAAGKWVSAQNCGCKPHECCSKYGYCGVGDDYCGGDCQSGPCKGRNGVKFGDIVTDNFFNGIIASQGRRNCPGKGFYIRSRFVDAAASQPSFGAIGSADDSKREIAAFFAHVAHESGRMCFIEEEGGKSRSYCDNRKKDWPCAANRRYYGRGPLQLTWNFNYGAAGQAVGFDGLRNPEILAENPSISIKAAVWFWMENCHAAFVSGNGFGATIRGINSIECDGRSPAQVSSRVDYYKEYCKQLRVDPGPNLRC; translated from the exons atgaaaaatctccTCACTCTCTTCATCCTTCTTCTCGCCGCCGGAAAATGGGTTTCCGCCCAAAACTGCGGCTGCAAGCCGCACGAGTGCTGCAGCAAATACGGCTACTGCGGCGTCGGTGATGACTACTGCGGCGGCGACTGCCAGTCGGGACCGTGCAAGGGGCGAAACGGAGTGAAATTCGGTGATATCGTGACTGATAATTTCTTCAATGGGATCATAGCCAGTCAGGGCCGACGCAACTGCCCCGGAAAAGGTTTCTACATACGCTCCCGATTTGTCGATGCCGCAGCGTCGCAGCCAAGCTTTGGTGCCATCGGCTCGGCCGATGATTCTAAGCGGGAGATCGCTGCCTTCTTCGCCCACGTTGCGCATGAGAGTGGGC GTATGTGCTTTATTGAAGAGGAGGGTGGGAAATCGAGAAGCTATTGCGACAATAGAAAGAAAGACTGGCCGTGTGCGGCCAATAGGCGCTACTATGGGCGCGGACCGCTGCAGCTGACGTGGAACTTCAACTACGGGGCAGCCGGGCAAGCTGTGGGATTCGACGGACTGAGAAACCCCGAGATCTTGGCTGAAAATCCGTCGATATCCATCAAGGCGGCCGTATGGTTTTGGATGGAAAATTGCCACGCGGCTTTTGTTTCGGGTAATGGGTTTGGCGCCACGATCCGTGGTATTAACAGCATAGAATGCGATGGCCGGAGCCCCGCCCAAGTCAGCTCTCGGGTCGACTACTACAAGGAGTATTGTAAGCAGCTCCGGGTCGACCCGGGACCTAATCTTCGCTGTTAA